A DNA window from Chelativorans sp. AA-79 contains the following coding sequences:
- a CDS encoding DUF2249 domain-containing protein — MTTRPEDRDIDVMDVRTLVPAERHRRIFELVGSLVAGEAFILVNDHDPKPLYYQLEAEYPEQFSWDYLERGPEVWRVEIGKRAEAA; from the coding sequence ATGACGACCAGACCTGAGGATCGGGATATTGATGTAATGGACGTGCGTACGCTGGTGCCGGCTGAGCGACACAGACGAATCTTCGAGCTGGTGGGAAGCCTCGTGGCGGGCGAGGCGTTCATCCTGGTGAACGACCACGATCCCAAACCGCTCTACTATCAGCTCGAGGCAGAGTATCCGGAGCAATTCTCGTGGGACTATCTCGAACGCGGACCGGAAGTCTGGCGTGTCGAGATAGGGAAGCGTGCCGAAGCTGCCTAG
- a CDS encoding carboxymuconolactone decarboxylase family protein: protein MSEMSFPKATRKHAERRHALSPNSDDAFRAFSKAVFDDGALDKHTKQLIAVAVAHVTQCAWCIEGHVNAARREGASAEEIMEAIWVAAEMRAGATVAHSIKTLELLDDAQKR, encoded by the coding sequence ATGTCTGAGATGAGTTTTCCAAAAGCCACGCGTAAGCACGCCGAGCGCCGGCACGCGCTGTCGCCCAACTCCGACGACGCTTTTCGAGCGTTTTCAAAGGCGGTGTTTGATGATGGTGCGCTCGACAAGCATACGAAGCAGCTCATCGCGGTAGCCGTGGCTCATGTGACCCAATGTGCCTGGTGCATCGAGGGCCATGTCAATGCCGCGCGCCGAGAGGGAGCGAGCGCAGAAGAGATCATGGAAGCGATTTGGGTCGCCGCCGAGATGCGCGCGGGGGCGACAGTCGCACACTCTATAAAAACACTCGAGCTATTGGACGATGCCCAAAAACGATAG
- a CDS encoding NnrS family protein: MTGTAEQMRAWRGPALLSYGFRPFFFGAGIWASLVMVIWISLLNGILDLPIAFDPVSWHAHEFLYGYLSAVIAGFLFTAVPNWTGRLPIVGWPLGAFFALWIVGRIAIALSAGLSPILVAAADLAFPLVLAVAIAREIIKGRNWRNLIVLAMLGVLIAGNLVFHWEAAHGDYAARGMGLRIGLAAAVMLIAIIGGRIVPSFTRNWLARQSSPVLPAPPMQRFDKVALSVLAVALLLWIVLPHTSTTGLAMLLAGGMHSLRLARWAGDRTASEPLVLVLHAGFAFVPLGALAIGTAILEPEWIDMAAAQHVWMAGAIGVMTVAVMTRATLGHTGRALTADLGTVMIYILLIVAVLVRALAGLTPSLAVALNSLAGLAWIAAFSGFSVLYGRYLLRSKVRA; the protein is encoded by the coding sequence ATGACGGGCACCGCCGAACAAATGCGGGCTTGGCGCGGTCCAGCTCTGCTGAGCTATGGTTTCCGCCCGTTCTTCTTCGGCGCGGGGATCTGGGCTTCGCTGGTAATGGTGATCTGGATATCCCTGTTGAACGGTATTCTGGATCTTCCCATAGCGTTTGATCCTGTTTCCTGGCATGCGCACGAGTTCCTGTACGGCTATCTGAGTGCGGTGATCGCTGGCTTCTTGTTCACGGCCGTACCGAACTGGACCGGACGTCTACCAATCGTGGGCTGGCCGCTCGGCGCATTCTTCGCTCTCTGGATCGTGGGCCGGATCGCCATCGCACTGTCGGCCGGGCTTTCTCCAATTCTGGTGGCGGCCGCCGATCTCGCATTCCCGCTTGTGTTGGCCGTAGCGATCGCGCGGGAAATCATTAAGGGACGTAACTGGCGAAATCTGATCGTGTTGGCGATGCTTGGCGTGTTGATTGCCGGCAATCTGGTTTTCCATTGGGAAGCCGCGCATGGAGACTATGCGGCCCGCGGCATGGGGCTGCGAATCGGGCTTGCGGCCGCAGTCATGCTGATTGCGATAATCGGCGGCCGAATCGTGCCATCCTTTACCCGCAACTGGCTGGCGCGACAAAGTTCTCCGGTCCTTCCTGCACCTCCTATGCAGCGGTTCGACAAGGTGGCGCTGTCGGTTCTTGCGGTTGCGTTGTTATTGTGGATTGTGCTGCCGCATACATCCACGACCGGACTAGCGATGCTTTTGGCAGGCGGCATGCACTCGCTTCGGCTGGCGCGCTGGGCCGGAGACCGGACCGCATCGGAGCCGCTCGTCCTTGTTTTGCATGCCGGCTTTGCCTTTGTGCCTCTTGGTGCGCTCGCGATCGGAACGGCAATTCTTGAGCCCGAATGGATAGACATGGCCGCGGCACAGCACGTCTGGATGGCCGGTGCTATCGGAGTGATGACCGTCGCAGTGATGACGCGTGCCACGCTCGGTCACACCGGGCGCGCACTGACTGCCGATCTGGGTACCGTCATGATATACATCCTGCTCATCGTCGCTGTACTCGTACGCGCTCTGGCCGGACTGACGCCTTCGCTCGCCGTCGCGTTGAATAGCCTTGCCGGGCTTGCCTGGATCGCGGCGTTCAGTGGTTTCTCAGTGCTCTATGGACGCTATCTGCTTCGATCCAAAGTGCGCGCTTAA
- a CDS encoding nitrate/nitrite transporter has product MSNMRSIIVLAVTTWAFIVCFAVWMMFGVTAIPIQEELGLDAFQFGLLTATPILTGSLFRLPLGIWTDRLGGRVVMFALLVVCAIPLWLSSYATALWQFLLLGLALGLVGASFSVGTPYVARFFSKEHRGFAMGVFGAGTVGAAANMFIAPALINAYGWQAVPRVYAVALIATAALFWLLSAPDPGASGMTPKSTIRQFAILKNPQVWKYCQYYSILFGGFTALSVWMPSYFRSEYGFSIAQAALLAACFSLPGGGFRALGGWLADRFGAHAVTWWVLWVAWICLFLLSYPKHDLIIHTVDDNPLHFSVAPPFWFFAGILFVLGVAFACGMASTFKYIGDEFPDSMGTVSGIVGMVGGLGGFLLPIMFGAIVETFRFNSSIFMLLYGIVVVSLLLNYVTEIRKLPVMGERRQGDSLEGAIAEQSEEHGSGK; this is encoded by the coding sequence ATGTCGAACATGCGAAGCATCATCGTTCTGGCCGTCACGACCTGGGCATTCATCGTGTGCTTTGCGGTGTGGATGATGTTCGGCGTCACGGCCATCCCGATCCAGGAAGAACTCGGCCTCGACGCTTTCCAATTTGGGCTGCTAACGGCCACCCCTATCCTGACCGGTTCTCTGTTCCGGCTGCCTCTCGGAATCTGGACGGACCGGTTGGGCGGGCGGGTCGTCATGTTCGCCCTTCTCGTTGTCTGCGCGATTCCGCTCTGGCTGTCATCCTACGCAACCGCGCTCTGGCAGTTTCTTCTGCTTGGTCTGGCACTCGGTCTGGTCGGGGCCTCATTCTCGGTCGGTACGCCGTATGTGGCACGCTTCTTTTCGAAGGAGCACCGCGGCTTCGCGATGGGCGTCTTCGGCGCTGGGACTGTCGGCGCGGCGGCAAACATGTTTATTGCACCAGCTCTCATCAATGCCTATGGCTGGCAGGCTGTGCCGCGAGTCTATGCCGTTGCCCTTATCGCAACCGCGGCTCTGTTCTGGCTTTTATCCGCGCCGGATCCCGGCGCGAGTGGGATGACGCCCAAATCCACCATCAGACAGTTTGCCATCCTGAAGAACCCTCAAGTGTGGAAATACTGCCAGTACTATTCGATCCTGTTCGGCGGCTTTACAGCCCTGTCAGTGTGGATGCCGAGTTATTTTAGAAGCGAGTATGGCTTTTCCATCGCGCAGGCTGCTCTTCTTGCCGCCTGCTTCTCTCTGCCGGGCGGAGGGTTCCGTGCGCTTGGTGGCTGGTTGGCGGATCGCTTCGGCGCCCACGCGGTCACTTGGTGGGTCCTTTGGGTCGCTTGGATCTGCCTGTTTCTGTTGTCCTACCCGAAGCACGATCTGATAATCCACACAGTGGATGACAACCCGCTGCACTTCTCAGTCGCGCCGCCCTTCTGGTTCTTCGCGGGCATTCTCTTCGTTCTCGGTGTCGCCTTCGCCTGCGGAATGGCCTCAACTTTCAAATATATCGGCGACGAGTTTCCGGATTCCATGGGAACCGTCTCGGGTATTGTCGGCATGGTTGGAGGCCTCGGCGGATTCCTGTTGCCGATCATGTTCGGGGCAATTGTCGAGACCTTCCGGTTCAATTCGAGCATATTCATGCTGCTTTACGGCATTGTTGTCGTATCGCTTCTGCTGAACTACGTCACCGAGATTCGAAAGCTGCCAGTGATGGGCGAGCGAAGGCAAGGCGACTCACTCGAGGGGGCGATCGCAGAACAGTCTGAGGAACACGGGAGCGGAAAATAG
- a CDS encoding peptidylprolyl isomerase, whose protein sequence is MMSACQAGGCGGGPAPRMQPPSFSQVWVNGVEITPEGIAREIQHHPAADPKTAWTEAVRALAIRELLLQEAERLGIEADPQPDEAGRVETDTDAVIEALLDKEVTPAVPDEDECHRFYAAQARKFRTPDLFEASHILIEPEGDDTEAWDEAEAQARAIIGEIGDDSAAFAEVARELSACPSAHQGGSLGQVRRGELLPDVENAIMALEEGRTRSEPVRSRYGWHVIRLARKIEGHVLPFELVKDKIAEMLEARSWSIAAARYIAGLAERAEVDGIAIEAMVEPGVT, encoded by the coding sequence ATGATGAGCGCTTGCCAGGCGGGCGGGTGCGGCGGCGGGCCAGCGCCCCGAATGCAACCGCCAAGCTTTTCCCAGGTCTGGGTCAACGGCGTGGAAATCACGCCCGAGGGGATCGCCCGGGAGATCCAACATCACCCCGCAGCCGATCCCAAAACTGCATGGACCGAGGCCGTGCGGGCGCTCGCCATCCGCGAGCTCCTGTTGCAGGAGGCTGAACGGCTTGGCATCGAAGCCGATCCACAGCCTGATGAGGCAGGCCGGGTCGAGACGGACACCGATGCGGTGATCGAAGCACTGCTGGACAAGGAAGTCACGCCCGCCGTTCCAGACGAAGACGAGTGCCATCGCTTCTATGCGGCGCAGGCCAGAAAATTCCGTACGCCGGACCTTTTTGAAGCTTCGCATATCCTGATAGAGCCAGAAGGCGACGATACGGAAGCATGGGATGAGGCCGAGGCGCAGGCCCGTGCCATTATCGGAGAGATCGGCGATGATTCCGCCGCTTTCGCAGAAGTGGCGCGGGAACTTTCGGCCTGTCCTTCGGCGCATCAGGGCGGCTCGCTCGGCCAGGTGCGGCGCGGCGAACTTTTGCCGGATGTCGAGAATGCAATCATGGCACTGGAAGAAGGAAGGACACGATCTGAACCGGTGCGCTCACGCTATGGTTGGCACGTAATCCGCCTGGCGCGCAAGATCGAGGGCCATGTGTTGCCCTTCGAGTTGGTGAAGGACAAGATCGCCGAAATGCTTGAGGCGCGTAGCTGGTCGATCGCCGCGGCGCGTTATATCGCCGGGCTCGCCGAGCGTGCCGAGGTCGACGGTATTGCCATCGAGGCGATGGTCGAACCCGGGGTAACCTGA
- the narI gene encoding respiratory nitrate reductase subunit gamma produces the protein MNDFLNQLAFGWYPYLALTVLFVGSILRFDAAQYSWRAQSSQFLRRRQMMIGSNLFHLGVLVLFVGHLFGLLTPIGVLDTLGISHGFKQLVALVVGGIAGIMALIGATILLHRRLADPRVRQSSSIGDIAVLVLIWLQLVLGVGTIYWTMQHLDGSEMVQFMGWASGILTLNPEAPDLIADVALIYKLHIILGLTLFMITPFTRLVHIWSAPIWYLFRPGYQIVRSLGPVRRRAAGPGALGGYGAQTTARQQSESGESGA, from the coding sequence ATGAACGACTTTCTCAATCAGTTGGCCTTCGGCTGGTATCCGTACCTGGCGCTGACAGTGCTGTTCGTCGGCTCGATCTTGCGTTTCGATGCGGCCCAGTACAGCTGGCGCGCGCAGTCGAGCCAGTTCCTGCGCCGCAGGCAGATGATGATCGGCTCGAACCTCTTCCATCTCGGCGTGCTGGTGCTCTTCGTCGGCCATCTCTTCGGCCTTCTGACGCCGATCGGGGTGCTTGACACACTGGGCATCAGCCACGGCTTCAAGCAGCTGGTGGCCCTTGTCGTGGGCGGGATTGCTGGCATTATGGCCTTGATCGGGGCAACGATCCTTTTGCACCGGCGGCTGGCCGACCCCCGTGTTCGGCAGAGCTCCTCGATCGGCGACATTGCCGTTCTGGTGCTGATCTGGCTTCAGCTCGTGCTGGGCGTTGGCACGATCTACTGGACCATGCAGCATCTCGACGGCAGCGAAATGGTGCAGTTCATGGGTTGGGCGAGCGGAATCCTGACGCTGAATCCCGAGGCGCCGGACCTTATCGCGGACGTGGCTCTGATCTACAAGCTTCACATCATTCTTGGCCTGACACTGTTCATGATTACGCCATTCACGCGACTTGTGCATATCTGGAGTGCGCCGATCTGGTACCTGTTCCGTCCGGGCTATCAGATCGTCCGCTCGCTCGGGCCCGTGCGGCGGCGAGCTGCGGGGCCTGGCGCGCTGGGCGGATATGGAGCCCAGACGACAGCACGACAACAATCGGAAAGCGGGGAGAGCGGAGCATGA
- the narJ gene encoding nitrate reductase molybdenum cofactor assembly chaperone — protein MRLTLRAQAALLGYPSPELQAHIGEIRAALLSEKTLPRAAMRRLEPLLARLETQDLLEAQADYSELFDRSRALSLHLFEHVHGDSRERGQAMIDLGQQYIDRGYLLETHELPDFVPVFLEFVSCLAPAEAREMLGEPAHVFAALEQRLADRGSDYSAIFGALLALAAARPDSVALEELQKNAPSDDLARIDEEWEEKPVTFTEPHDMGGPTGIVAKIRAARKAKMEAQAKTKA, from the coding sequence ATGAGACTGACGCTGCGCGCCCAGGCTGCCCTGCTCGGCTATCCGTCGCCCGAGCTTCAGGCGCATATAGGCGAGATTCGCGCCGCACTCCTATCCGAGAAGACACTGCCGCGCGCCGCGATGCGCCGCCTTGAGCCGCTGCTCGCACGGCTCGAGACACAGGATTTGCTCGAGGCGCAGGCGGATTATAGCGAGCTCTTCGACCGCTCTCGCGCTCTTTCTCTGCATCTGTTCGAACATGTCCACGGCGATAGTCGCGAGCGTGGTCAGGCGATGATCGATCTCGGCCAGCAATATATCGACCGTGGCTATCTGCTTGAGACGCACGAGTTGCCGGACTTCGTTCCCGTCTTCCTCGAGTTCGTCTCGTGCCTGGCGCCGGCAGAAGCACGCGAGATGCTCGGCGAGCCTGCCCACGTCTTCGCTGCACTCGAACAGCGTCTTGCCGATCGCGGCTCGGACTATTCGGCGATTTTCGGCGCCCTGCTCGCGCTCGCGGCAGCCCGGCCGGACAGCGTTGCACTCGAGGAATTGCAGAAGAATGCACCCTCCGACGATCTCGCCAGGATTGACGAGGAGTGGGAGGAAAAGCCGGTAACGTTTACCGAGCCGCACGATATGGGAGGGCCAACCGGAATCGTTGCCAAGATCCGTGCGGCGCGCAAGGCAAAGATGGAAGCGCAGGCAAAAACGAAGGCATGA
- the narH gene encoding nitrate reductase subunit beta, translating into MRIRAQISMVLNLDKCIGCHTCSITCKNVWTNREGVEYVWFNNVETKPGIGYPKDWENQKRWKGGWVRKKNGKLVPRQGSKWRILSKIFANPHLPEIDDFYEPYTFEYEWLQKAPELQAQPSAKPRSLLTGSVINKIEWSGNWEDMLGGEFEKRSKDYNFEGVEKEIYGEFENTFMMYLPRLCEHCLNPSCLASCPSGAIYKREEDGIVLIDQEKCRGWRMCVSGCPYKKIYYNWSTGKSEKCIFCYPRIETGQPTVCSETCVGRIRYLGVVLYDADRIEAAASVENEQDLYPAQLGVFLDPHDPEIQAEARAQGIPDQWIEGAIRSPIYKMAVEWKVAFPLHPEYRTLPMVWYVPPLSPIQSAHEAGKISAKDGMPDVRSLRIPMRYLANLLTAGDEEPVASALERMLAMRAYMRAKSVDGRIDPSIPERVGLTQAMIEDMYKVMALANYEDRYVIPTAHRETQEDAYVLRGSTGFGFQEDTNGATKMNLFGGAKRTPRKPYMDVPT; encoded by the coding sequence ATGAGAATCCGAGCGCAAATCTCGATGGTCTTGAACCTCGACAAGTGCATCGGCTGCCACACCTGCTCGATCACCTGCAAGAATGTGTGGACCAACCGCGAAGGCGTCGAATACGTCTGGTTCAACAATGTCGAGACAAAGCCCGGCATCGGCTATCCCAAGGACTGGGAGAATCAGAAGCGCTGGAAGGGCGGCTGGGTCAGGAAGAAGAACGGTAAGCTCGTTCCGCGTCAGGGTTCGAAATGGCGCATCCTGTCGAAGATCTTCGCCAATCCCCATCTGCCCGAAATCGACGATTTCTACGAACCTTACACCTTCGAATACGAGTGGCTGCAAAAGGCGCCCGAACTGCAGGCGCAGCCCTCGGCCAAGCCGCGCTCGCTGCTTACCGGATCGGTCATCAACAAGATCGAATGGTCCGGCAATTGGGAGGACATGCTTGGCGGAGAGTTCGAAAAGCGCAGCAAGGACTACAATTTCGAGGGCGTCGAAAAGGAGATTTACGGCGAGTTCGAGAACACCTTCATGATGTATCTGCCGAGGCTGTGCGAGCACTGCCTCAATCCGTCCTGCCTCGCCTCCTGCCCGTCAGGCGCGATCTACAAGCGCGAGGAAGACGGGATCGTGCTGATCGACCAGGAAAAGTGTCGTGGCTGGCGCATGTGTGTCTCGGGCTGTCCGTACAAGAAGATCTATTACAACTGGTCAACGGGCAAATCCGAAAAGTGCATCTTCTGCTATCCGCGCATCGAGACGGGCCAGCCGACGGTCTGCTCCGAGACCTGTGTCGGTCGGATCCGCTATCTCGGCGTCGTGCTCTACGACGCCGATAGGATCGAAGCGGCGGCCTCTGTCGAGAACGAGCAGGACCTCTATCCGGCGCAGCTTGGCGTTTTCCTTGATCCGCATGACCCCGAAATACAGGCCGAGGCGCGGGCGCAAGGGATTCCCGATCAGTGGATCGAGGGGGCGATACGCTCGCCCATCTACAAGATGGCGGTGGAATGGAAAGTCGCCTTCCCGCTCCATCCCGAATACCGCACGCTGCCGATGGTCTGGTACGTACCCCCGCTTTCCCCCATCCAGTCGGCACACGAGGCTGGCAAGATCAGCGCCAAGGACGGCATGCCGGATGTGCGCAGCCTGCGTATCCCGATGCGCTATCTCGCCAATCTCCTGACGGCGGGTGACGAGGAACCGGTGGCGTCCGCGCTGGAGCGCATGCTTGCCATGCGTGCCTATATGCGCGCCAAGAGCGTCGACGGCCGGATCGATCCCTCCATTCCGGAGCGTGTCGGACTGACCCAGGCCATGATCGAGGACATGTACAAGGTCATGGCCCTGGCGAATTACGAGGACCGCTACGTGATTCCGACGGCGCACCGAGAGACTCAGGAGGACGCCTATGTGCTTCGAGGCTCAACCGGATTCGGCTTCCAGGAGGACACCAACGGCGCCACGAAAATGAATCTCTTCGGCGGTGCAAAGCGCACGCCCCGCAAACCCTATATGGACGTGCCGACATGA
- a CDS encoding nitrate reductase subunit alpha: MSHFLDRLTYFRRDQETFSSGHGITTRESRKWEDAYRKRWAADKIVRSTHGVNCTGSCSWKIYVKGGIVTWETQQTDYPRTRPDLPNHEPRGCPRGASYSWYLYSGTRIKYPLVRARLIRHWREARKTMSPVAAWRSIVQDGAKRRDWVAKRGRGGFVRVGWDEVNEIIAAANAYTIREYGPDRVAGFSPIPAMSMISYAAGSRYLSLLGGTILSFYDWYCDLPPSSPQVWGEQTDVPESADWYNAGFLLVWGSNVPMTRAPDAHFYSEVRYRGAKSIVIAPDYNEAAKFSDMWLHPKQGTDAALALALGHVVLREFYLDRQSEYFTSYTRRYSDFPLLVTLSERDGHLVPDRMLRAADLADSLGETNNPDWKAVGIDEISGELVAPLGSSGFRWGEEGKWNLEERDGKGRDIRLRMSLADAHDDNVPVSFPYFGGSAAHDWVATGHERVLKRNVPVREIERADGSKVRVATVFDLYCANYGLDRGFGGENVAKHFDDDIPFTPAWAEKVTGVPQQAIIQVAREFAANAETTEGRSMVILGAGLNHWYHMDMSYRGIIQLLVMCGCIGKSGGGWAHYVGQEKLRPQTGWLPLAFALDWNRPPRQMNGTSFFYAHSDQWRYETMKVSELLSPLAPAGDWSGAMLDYNIRAERMGWLPSAPQFETNPLDLGRSIAEDGRDPGEVTSEELKSGKIRLANADPDNPRNWPRNMFFWRSNVLGASGKGHEYFLKHFVGSLHGVVGTDDREEIQRPDEVVWRDEAPVGKLDLMVNIDFRMSTTSVYSDIVLPTATWYEKHDLNTTDMHPFVHPLTAAVDPSWEARSDWAIFRGLAQKFSDVAPEVLGIEKDLVLSPIQHDTPGELGQPYEPKDWKRGECDPVPGKTMPNVHLVERNYPETFHRFTSFGPDIEKHGNGSKGLIWKAEREVEQLGNLNGRVLEGPAAGRPKVDSDIDACETILMLAPETNGEVAIKAWDVLSKATGRPHAHLAEGKEEEKIRFRDVVSQPRKIISSPTWSGIESERVCYNAGYTNVHELIPWRTITGRQQLYQDHHWMRAFGEAFVTWKPPIDTRSVARALGKLPNGNREIVLNFLTPHQKWGIHSTYTENLIMLSLNRGGPAVWISEKDAAEAGIVDNDWIEAFNVNGALTARAIVSQRIMPGSCIMYHAQEKLVNTVGSEVTGQRGGIHNSVTRINMKPTHMIGGYAQLAYGFNYYGTVGANRDEIVIIRKMSEVNWFDKAADDAADVTGGTADWGTGRQERKEEAAE; the protein is encoded by the coding sequence ATGAGCCATTTTTTAGATCGACTGACCTATTTTCGTAGGGATCAGGAAACATTCTCGAGTGGCCACGGCATTACGACGCGAGAAAGCCGCAAGTGGGAGGATGCTTACCGGAAGCGCTGGGCGGCGGACAAGATCGTACGCTCCACGCACGGTGTGAACTGCACCGGATCCTGCTCCTGGAAGATCTACGTCAAAGGCGGGATCGTCACTTGGGAGACCCAGCAGACGGACTACCCGCGGACGCGTCCCGATCTGCCCAATCATGAGCCGCGCGGCTGTCCGCGGGGTGCCAGCTATTCCTGGTATCTCTATTCGGGAACACGCATCAAGTATCCGCTCGTGCGTGCCCGGCTGATCAGACATTGGCGTGAGGCGCGGAAGACGATGAGTCCGGTCGCCGCCTGGCGATCGATCGTCCAGGATGGGGCGAAGCGCCGCGACTGGGTGGCCAAGCGCGGCCGCGGTGGTTTCGTGCGCGTGGGTTGGGATGAGGTCAACGAGATCATCGCCGCGGCCAATGCGTATACGATTCGCGAGTACGGGCCAGACCGGGTGGCCGGGTTTTCGCCCATTCCAGCTATGTCTATGATCTCTTATGCGGCCGGCTCCCGCTATCTCTCGCTGCTCGGCGGCACCATCCTTTCCTTTTACGACTGGTATTGCGACCTGCCGCCCTCTTCGCCGCAGGTTTGGGGGGAGCAGACCGACGTGCCGGAGAGCGCTGATTGGTACAATGCGGGCTTCCTGCTGGTCTGGGGTTCGAATGTGCCGATGACGCGCGCGCCCGATGCCCATTTCTACTCTGAAGTGCGATATCGGGGCGCAAAGAGCATCGTCATCGCGCCGGACTATAATGAGGCGGCCAAGTTCTCCGACATGTGGCTGCATCCCAAGCAGGGCACGGATGCGGCCCTGGCTCTGGCGCTCGGCCACGTGGTATTGCGCGAGTTCTATCTGGACAGACAGTCTGAATATTTTACCAGTTACACTCGGCGCTATTCCGACTTCCCGCTGCTCGTCACCTTGAGCGAACGCGACGGACATCTGGTGCCGGACCGCATGCTGCGGGCGGCCGATCTGGCGGACTCTCTCGGCGAGACGAACAATCCCGACTGGAAGGCTGTCGGGATCGACGAGATCAGCGGCGAGCTCGTGGCGCCGCTTGGCTCAAGCGGCTTCCGCTGGGGCGAGGAAGGCAAGTGGAACCTCGAGGAGCGTGACGGCAAGGGTCGCGATATCCGGCTGCGCATGAGCCTCGCCGACGCGCATGACGATAACGTGCCGGTCTCCTTTCCCTATTTCGGTGGCAGCGCGGCGCACGACTGGGTCGCCACCGGACACGAACGGGTCCTCAAGCGCAACGTCCCGGTACGAGAGATTGAGCGTGCCGATGGTAGCAAGGTGCGGGTTGCTACGGTCTTTGACCTCTACTGCGCCAATTACGGTCTCGATCGCGGTTTTGGCGGTGAAAACGTCGCCAAGCATTTCGACGATGACATCCCGTTCACGCCTGCCTGGGCGGAGAAGGTGACCGGCGTGCCGCAGCAAGCCATTATCCAGGTTGCGCGCGAGTTCGCCGCCAACGCCGAGACCACCGAGGGGCGATCCATGGTGATCCTCGGGGCCGGACTTAACCACTGGTACCATATGGACATGAGCTACCGCGGCATCATCCAGCTTCTGGTGATGTGTGGTTGCATCGGCAAATCCGGCGGCGGATGGGCGCATTATGTGGGGCAGGAGAAGCTGCGTCCGCAGACCGGCTGGCTGCCGCTCGCTTTTGCGCTCGACTGGAACCGACCTCCACGGCAAATGAACGGTACTTCCTTCTTCTACGCTCACAGCGACCAGTGGCGTTACGAAACGATGAAGGTCTCCGAGCTCCTTTCACCGCTGGCGCCGGCGGGGGATTGGTCAGGCGCAATGCTCGACTACAACATCCGCGCCGAGCGCATGGGGTGGTTACCGTCTGCACCGCAGTTCGAAACCAATCCGTTGGATCTCGGCCGCAGCATCGCCGAGGACGGGCGCGATCCCGGCGAGGTAACGTCGGAGGAGCTCAAATCCGGCAAGATCAGGCTTGCCAACGCCGATCCCGACAACCCGCGCAACTGGCCCCGCAACATGTTCTTCTGGCGCTCGAACGTGCTGGGCGCCAGCGGCAAGGGGCATGAATATTTCCTGAAGCACTTCGTCGGCTCGTTGCACGGCGTGGTGGGGACCGACGACCGCGAGGAAATCCAGCGGCCCGACGAAGTCGTCTGGCGCGACGAGGCTCCCGTCGGCAAGCTCGATCTCATGGTCAATATCGACTTTCGCATGTCGACTACCAGCGTCTATTCCGACATCGTTCTGCCGACAGCGACCTGGTACGAGAAGCACGATCTCAACACCACGGACATGCATCCCTTCGTTCATCCGTTGACCGCGGCGGTGGACCCTTCATGGGAGGCACGCAGCGACTGGGCCATTTTCCGCGGCCTTGCACAAAAGTTCTCGGACGTTGCGCCTGAAGTGCTCGGCATCGAGAAGGATTTGGTACTCTCGCCGATCCAGCACGACACGCCGGGCGAGCTTGGCCAGCCCTACGAGCCGAAGGACTGGAAGCGCGGCGAATGCGATCCGGTCCCTGGCAAGACCATGCCGAACGTGCATCTGGTCGAGCGCAACTATCCCGAGACCTTTCACCGCTTTACGTCCTTCGGTCCTGACATCGAAAAGCACGGCAATGGCTCCAAAGGCCTGATCTGGAAGGCGGAGCGCGAAGTCGAGCAGCTTGGAAACCTGAACGGACGTGTTCTAGAGGGACCGGCCGCCGGACGGCCGAAGGTCGATTCCGATATCGATGCTTGCGAGACCATCTTGATGCTGGCGCCGGAGACGAATGGCGAGGTGGCGATCAAGGCTTGGGACGTGCTTTCAAAGGCGACGGGCCGCCCACATGCGCATCTAGCGGAAGGCAAGGAGGAAGAGAAGATCCGCTTCCGCGACGTGGTCAGCCAGCCGCGCAAGATCATCTCTTCGCCGACCTGGTCGGGCATCGAGAGCGAGAGGGTGTGCTACAACGCCGGCTACACCAACGTCCATGAGCTAATCCCCTGGCGCACCATAACAGGTCGCCAGCAGCTTTATCAGGACCACCACTGGATGCGCGCCTTCGGCGAAGCTTTCGTGACTTGGAAGCCGCCGATCGACACACGGAGCGTGGCGCGGGCACTTGGGAAGTTGCCCAACGGCAATCGTGAAATCGTACTGAACTTTCTGACGCCGCACCAGAAGTGGGGGATTCATTCCACCTATACCGAAAACCTCATCATGCTGAGCCTCAACCGCGGCGGACCAGCAGTGTGGATCAGCGAAAAGGACGCGGCTGAGGCAGGCATCGTCGACAATGACTGGATCGAGGCGTTCAACGTCAATGGCGCGCTGACCGCCCGGGCAATCGTCAGCCAGCGGATCATGCCGGGTTCGTGCATCATGTATCACGCGCAGGAAAAGCTGGTGAACACGGTCGGCTCGGAGGTCACCGGCCAGCGCGGCGGCATCCACAATTCCGTCACGCGCATCAATATGAAGCCGACGCATATGATCGGCGGCTATGCGCAACTGGCCTACGGCTTCAACTACTACGGTACCGTGGGCGCCAATCGCGATGAAATCGTCATCATTCGGAAAATGAGCGAGGTGAACTGGTTCGACAAGGCTGCCGACGACGCCGCGGATGTAACGGGCGGAACCGCCGATTGGGGCACCGGAAGACAGGAACGCAAGGAGGAGGCCGCGGAATGA